Within the Streptomyces sp. YIM 121038 genome, the region CACCACCCACACCACCCACACCACCCACACCACCCACACCACCCGCACCACCCGCACCCGAGGGTGCCTCCCCGGGGGCCTGCCGGGGCGGCGCTTACCCGAGGATGCCTACCCGGCCCCCTCCACCATCGGCAGCGCCCCTCCCTCCCCGTCCGAGGTCTCCCGCCCCACCGAAGCGGCCTCCGGGGTCTCCTGGGTCTCCTGGCCCACCGGCTCCCCCTCCGCGTCCTCCCGCTGCGCCGAAGCCCCCGCGTCCGCCACCACCAGAGGCAGCGGATCCGAAGGCTCCAGCTCCGGGTCGTCCGTGCGGAACGTCCGCACCCGCCCCGGCACCGAATCCGGGGTCTCGAACCGCACGGTCACCCGCCCCAGCCCGCTGCCCTGCACCCATCCGGGCCCGTACACCGCGTGCCGGACGTCGTGCCCCGCGGGCCACCGCCGCTCGGCGGGCACCACCGGCTCCCCGACCGCGTCGCCCGGCCCGGACGCCGCGTCCGGCCCGCCCTCCTCGGCCACGGCGGCCACCGGGACGGCCGCCGCTTCCTCCTCCTCGGCCCCGGGCGCCAGGGACTCGGTCTGCAGCACCGCGTGGGCCTGCGCGAACAGGTCCTCCTGCGTGAAGTCCGCGAGGCCGCTCACCCCGACGCCGAGCAGCCGCACCCCGCCCGTGGTGTCCACGGACTCCAGGAGCCGCGCTGCCGCCTCCCGCACCACGGCCGGATCATCCGTCGGCCCCCGCAGCGTCTCGGAGCGGGTCAGCGTCGAGAAGTCGAATCGTCGCACCTTCAGGACGATGGTCCGCCCGGAGTGCCCGGCCGCCCGCAGCCGCTGCACGCACCGGTCGGCGAGCCGCGCCACCTCCATCCGCACCCGCACCCGGTCGTGGATGTCCACGTCGTACGTGTCCTCGACGCTGACCGACTTGGTGTCCCGCTCGGCCACCACGGGCCGCTCGTCCCGGGCCAGCGCCATCGCGTACAGCGCCCCGCCGTGCGCCTTGCCCAGGAGCCGCACCAGCTCGTCCTCCCCGGCCTCGGCGAGCTCCTCCACGGTGGCGATACCGGCCCGCCGCAGATGGTCCCCGGTCGCGGGGCCCACCCCGGGCAGCACCCGCACCGGCATCGGCCCGAGCAGCGCCCGCTCCGTGCCGGGAACTATCAGGACGAGGCCGTCGGGCTTGGCCTCCTCCGAGGCGATCTTCGCCAGCATCTTGGACACGGCCAGGCCCACGGACCCGGTGAGCCCGGTCACCCGCAGGATGTCCGCCCGCAACCGCTCCCCCACGGCCCGCGCGGACGCCTCGTCGTCGGCGACGCCGCCCGCCTCCAGGTCCACGAAGGCCTCGTCGAGGCTCAGCGGCTCCACGAGCGGCGACAGCTGCCGCAGCAACCCCATGACCTGCTCGCTGACCTCCCGGTACAGGCCGAAGCGGGGCACGAGGTACGCGGCGTTCGGCGCGAGGCGCCGCGCCTGCCCCATCGGCATCGCCGAGTGCACCCCGAACCGCCGGGCCTCGTACGACGCGGTCGCGACCACGCCCCGCGGCCCGAGGCCGCCGACCACGACGGCCTTGCCGCGCAGGCTCGGCTTCGCGGCCTGCTCGGCGGACGCGTAGAAGGCATCCATGTCGAGATGCAGGATCGTCGGCGCGGTTCTCACGCCCCTGATGCTGCCCTACGCCACTGACAATGCCCGTGACCAGCGGCGACGGACGAGTCAGCGAGGACGTACGACGGCAGGCCGGACCTTTTGACTACGGGGAAGCCGGAGTTTTCGGCCACGGGCCGGACCAGCGGACGGCACGCGCAGGCGCCCACCAAGGGCGCGTACGGCCCTGTGCGCGCCTCAGGCGCGCAAAAGGAGGTGGAAGGGCGCAGCGCCTCCGCTCGCCCCGCAGAGCCTCACACAGCGCGATTGCGGCGCTGCGCCAGCTCGTCCCCCGGGTGGTTCCCGACGAGGGTCTCCCCCGTGTCGACGCGCTCTCCGTGCAGCTGCGACAGCGCCGCCTCGACGTCGCGCCAGACGACGCCGACGGCGATCCCGAAGACGCCCTGACCTCCCTGGAGCAGCTCGTGCACCTCGCTGGGCGACGTGCACTCGTACACCGTCGCGCCGTCGCTCATCAGCGTCGTGCGCTCCAGGTCCCGGAAGCCGCTGTCCCGCAGGTGCTGGACCGTGGTGCGGATGTTCTGCAACGACACACCGGTGTCGAGGAAGCGCTTCACGATCTTCAGGACGACGACGTCGCGGAAGCTGTAGAGCCGCTGCGTCCCGGAGCCGCCCGCGGCGCGCACGCTGGGCTCGACGAGACCGGTGCGCGCCCAGTAGTCGAGCTGGCGGTAGGTGATGCCCGCGGCCGCGCACGCCGTCGGGCCCCGGTAGCCGATCTGTTCCTTGTCGCCCTGCTGCGCCTGGCCTTCCGGTCCGGACGGGCTGCCGCTACCGTGAACCGGCACCGGGCGCCTCAACGAGGGTTCGGCCGAGCCACCGTGCAGCGGATACGAACCGCCCACCGCTGTACCGTCGCCGCTGCTTCTCACGCCGACCTCCGTCCTTGACCTGCCTTCTCGACGGTAGGCAGTCGCCAGGGGCTCGTCAACGATCGCCACACTCGCCACGCCGAGTGATAATCACCCTGCGAGTGGTTTCCCGTACCGCCCTGCGGGGAAAGGCTAGCCGAATGCTCCGGAGCGGGCCCCTCGGCCGCCCCTCGCAGGGTCTCTCAGCCGTCCGTCCGCCACGGTCGGCGCCCGGCCCGCTCCCTGCGGGCCGCGCCTCCCCCGCGCAGCGGATTCCGGCCTGTCACTGGCTGCTGGTGCCGAAGTCCTCGGGCGAGATCTGGTCGAGGAACTCGCGGAACTTCTCCACCTCGTCCTCCTGCTCGTCCGGGATCGCGATGCCCGCGTCGTCGAGCACGCCGTCGCTGCCGAAGATCGGCGTCCCGGTGCGCAGCGCCAGCGCTATGGCGTCCGAGGGACGGGCGCTCACCTCGACCCCGCTGGCGAAGACCAGCTCGGCGTAGAACACGCCTTCCCTCAAGTCGGTGAT harbors:
- a CDS encoding DNA polymerase IV, which gives rise to MRTAPTILHLDMDAFYASAEQAAKPSLRGKAVVVGGLGPRGVVATASYEARRFGVHSAMPMGQARRLAPNAAYLVPRFGLYREVSEQVMGLLRQLSPLVEPLSLDEAFVDLEAGGVADDEASARAVGERLRADILRVTGLTGSVGLAVSKMLAKIASEEAKPDGLVLIVPGTERALLGPMPVRVLPGVGPATGDHLRRAGIATVEELAEAGEDELVRLLGKAHGGALYAMALARDERPVVAERDTKSVSVEDTYDVDIHDRVRVRMEVARLADRCVQRLRAAGHSGRTIVLKVRRFDFSTLTRSETLRGPTDDPAVVREAAARLLESVDTTGGVRLLGVGVSGLADFTQEDLFAQAHAVLQTESLAPGAEEEEAAAVPVAAVAEEGGPDAASGPGDAVGEPVVPAERRWPAGHDVRHAVYGPGWVQGSGLGRVTVRFETPDSVPGRVRTFRTDDPELEPSDPLPLVVADAGASAQREDAEGEPVGQETQETPEAASVGRETSDGEGGALPMVEGAG
- a CDS encoding MerR family transcriptional regulator, which translates into the protein MRSSGDGTAVGGSYPLHGGSAEPSLRRPVPVHGSGSPSGPEGQAQQGDKEQIGYRGPTACAAAGITYRQLDYWARTGLVEPSVRAAGGSGTQRLYSFRDVVVLKIVKRFLDTGVSLQNIRTTVQHLRDSGFRDLERTTLMSDGATVYECTSPSEVHELLQGGQGVFGIAVGVVWRDVEAALSQLHGERVDTGETLVGNHPGDELAQRRNRAV
- a CDS encoding bifunctional nuclease family protein; amino-acid sequence: MNELDVVGVRVEMPSNQPIVLLREVGGDRYLPIWIGPGEATAIAFAQQGMAPARPLTHDLFKDVLEAVGQELTEVRITDLREGVFYAELVFASGVEVSARPSDAIALALRTGTPIFGSDGVLDDAGIAIPDEQEDEVEKFREFLDQISPEDFGTSSQ